The window TTATCAacttttgatttggataattctaattcaaattgttaaattaattttacatgtttaaaacgaaacaaagtagaaatttgattttctatttaaacgaagaactactattttttaatttttggtaaaaatattctgcttttcattttacttttcatgttgtcttttgcatggttttttaaggaaacgtcaattagaattataatttgactaatttaccttattcattatttgatctccatttgatattatttttttctttttacgatattaatctcttttcacatttattagagtaagaataaaaatgaaaaagtaattaaatttttatcttattttaaaatataaatatcttaagtatatttattttagtaaacataacaaataaatgacatggcgaaatatcaaatacaacagttcaatatctagattagatcttaggctaatataaaaaaagaaagaaaattatatgGTTTGActcttaaccttttgaagaaaggCAAGAATACGGGGTCAATGTTTTTATTTgataataatttcatttgctcctaacgggttgatacgcatgtaaaacgaatccatcattattgacttaatgggatactttggaaattacacgaatattgtttgattttttaatatgggacgcactttttttttgacattatttgttttttaatatggggtccacttttttttttgtttttgatattgctttattttgttaatatgggtcGACATGATgggttttcactttttttaattGCTTGGTGTTTagtatccccccccccctccctttttttttttttttttttttttttggaacggCCGACGATCCATTGTATAGAAACCCATGTTTCTATATAGTAAAAATcgtttctatatagtagtaatatatttTGTTACACCTTGTATAGTTCATGGCTAAGGCAGAAGCATTATATATGTCTGATGGTGTAGCAAATGTAGCAACTTCACAACTTTAATCTAATtccttctattattttttttgtctacCAGTTCTCACATAGTTTGATGTCATTGAACAACAAAAATTCAATGCTCCAAGTGCCACCATTTAATTTCTTTGTATCGTAAAACTGATAATCCTTCATTGAAGCAACATTAACAACCAAACCCCTTTATTAGTAATAACCTCAATAAGTTAAAATATTTCTATGCAACTATGTGGGACAAATTTCTTTCCATATAACTTACAAAATCTTGGCAAATTTTGAAACTCTAGAAACTAAacatcaaaatatacaaaatggAATATATATCAACACAATACCTTTCATACGGAAAACTTAAAGGAAACAAAAAGATAAGAGAGCAGATGTGCCATAAAATAAACCTTCGGAACTTTTAAGCTAATGGTCGAACCTTTGGTGAGCAAAAGAACCTCCTATAAGTATCAAACATCCACAAAATCCTTTTCATGGCAGAAatctaaaactaaaaatatccatcaaattcaagaaaaatatcaGCAGGCCAAGTTGACATTGACTACATTCACATATACGAATAATAGAATATGTGCAATGATTGCGTGCTTTCCCCAAACATTGAATTAACTAATCACATTACTAAATTTACAAAATTTATATGTGAATGAGAGCTCCCTGCCTTTCCTCAATGGCTATTCAATCTCAATAACTGCAAAAGATATCAGTAGCACAATTCACCTGGTGTCAAAATTTGGCAGATATCAAACtcaattcttttttgtttaaacatttgtatatatatatatgataagtaaTTTGAAGGCAAAAAAAGGTGATTTACAGTCATAAGCTTTTCAGCCACTAGACGTGTGATTGTCGCTATCTCCACTCTCATCACGGAAAATACTTGAAACTCAATTCATAATTCAAGATCATATCACTAAGAACTAATACCCAAAGAAAATTAAGAATTTGGTTTAGAACAACAGAAAATAGGGAAAACAGGGTtctatatatagatacatatacaCAGACACAGTAGAGGGAGAAATCTTAGCAATCAAATCCGTCGAAAATAGAGATTGCCAAGATGTCTGCTGGAGATTTAATTTGTGCCTTTTCGAGTCAGAAACTGAGGATCTAAGAATCTGGTTGATCAAAACAATAGTTTTCAGAGTTATATTTAATTGGAAAAAGAATCAAACTTTACCAACCACAATCTCCAAATTTGAATCCTTGAATTTTTGTAAATAGCAGTAGAAAGATTGAAAGATGGTTACCGGCTATCAGAGTGTTGATAAGAGAAATAGAAGTTTGGCATCGTGAGTTTTGAGCAGTTCTAAGAGGTTGCTGCTATCTTGGAACTGGAAATCTGATGGTTTTGCAGGGGAAATTTAGGGAAAGCGGGATATAATTTCgacaaattataaatttaaataattactGAATATTAATCatatgcactttttttttatgtatatatatataaaaaggagtCCAAATACTTGACAAAAAATTATCAGTGTTAACTACCGGGAGAAATGGATTTTTGTCCctttacaaatatttttttaattttatgacctttttacaagagatcttcattttttacacataagagatctaaaaaaatacataagagatatgaaaaagatattttcttCTGTTCAAATTTTAAGAGGCTAAGAGATCTTATTTTGCTGACTTCTTAcagtttttattatttttattttatatttttaaattttgatttttctggTGATGACATTTGTCATCATACTATTCTTTTGCCTCTCCTATTCTATATAGATAGATGGTACAAAATTCTCAGTTACACATCTATATTTTACAAGGGACCTATTACTCCCCTACATGTTTGAGATGAGGTTTTTTCAGTTTCAAACAAGTCCGAGTTAATTGATCAATTACAAAATATACTGAAAATCTGAGAAAAATTGGAGGATTATGCCTTtccctaaaataatttttgttataAGATTGAAATGAGAtattaaaaagatttttattgCGTTCGGGATTTAAATACTAATGCAATTTCAAAGACCTAAATACTAatagaaaacataaataagttTTAAACATAAAAAGTCATAGTCAAGCAAAATTGTTATTTCGAAACTTCTTTAAGCattaaattttgcttttaaacaCAAATCTAATTGACTTGcattattttttacatatacataaagaccGATAACTTAAGCGTATTCGACATACACGTATGAATTCCAGGCTTTTCCAAATCCCTTTCCACAAAGTCAAAAGGGAAGGtgaaaatgaaacaaagaaaGACAAAAAGGACAGAATGAAAAGATAATAAAGaggagaaaataaaagaaaaggctTAATACATGGCCAACCTCTTAAACTTATCAGAATTTTTTATTTAGACATTTGAACTTTAATACTTTTCTAATTAAATATCTTAACTCCTAATTTGTTCCAATTAGACACTTTtgattcaaattttaattttttttttttggtgtgtgtgtTCTCATTTGTCCATTAGATAGTTAagttaaccacataaaatatgtaacatcctttaattatacgcatACGCCTCACTAAGCCGCAAAATCCCATGCATTTAATACTTGCGGTTGATgcatataattaaaggagattaCATAATTTCTGTGGTTAACTTAACTACCTAAAAGACGAACGAAAACACGcgcaaaaaaaatttcaaaatttaaaccgAAAATAATTGAAACAAATTATTAGAAGTTGAGGTACTCAATTAAAACAAGACTGGATTCAAGAATAtgtaataaatgaaatatctGACAAAGTTAAGAGTATAGAGGATCGTGTGGTAATTTACTTCACGAGTATACAAGGAATTCAAAGGACATTCGAAGATTGTTATAGGGTGAAAATGATATTAGGAAGCTATCAGGTTAAAGTCGATGAAAGAGACGTCTCAATGCACAACGCGTATAGGAAAGAATTACAGAGTGTTATGGGTGAAAAGAACAATAATATTGTAACATTGCCACAAGATTTTATCAAAGGGAAATACGTTGGAGGTGCTGAATTGATAAAGCAATTGAATGAAATTGGTGAATTGCCGAAGTTATTAAGAGTCCTTCCTTTAAGGCCAATTGGATATATTTGTGAAGGTTGTGGGGATGTACGGTTCTTTCCTTGCTTGAATTGTGATGGCAGCAggaatttttttgatgaagatgaagaacaagttaAGAGGTGTCAAGTCTGTAATGAGAATGGACTGGTTCGATGCACTCTTTGCTGTTCTTGATCTGCATAAATTTGTGAGTTGTATTGATTACATTTTCGTGTTAGCCTGTCGCCTTATAGTTTTTAGTTGGTGAGGCAATGGCGAATCAAAAATTTTAAACGAGTGTGAGGTAAACGTAACTCTTTTGTATCAACAGGTGGTGTTTAATATAAATTATCTACTATATATTTTGGAATTGTATAGTTGTATAGATAGTGATGGGGTGCAAATTTATCAGTTGTTCATAGTTTTCTGATCTTGATATCTTTGAAGTAAAAGAAAAGGGTGAAGAACCCTCTATCATGTAGCTGCATGGGATGAGATGCTTGCATCTGGTTTATTTTTGTGCTAAAATATCTTCTTATGTCTAAGGAGACAATACTTttgttctctctctcttctaaaAAGAACACAAAAATTGACATACGATaaaagggccaaaattgcctctgaaatatatgaaataaaatatttttgccCTCTATTAATAGTTGGGCTCATCTGTACTTTGCTCTTGATAGAAACTAagcgtccaccaaacagtatgGAGAACCTGGTTCTCTACCTGTTCCCTCAAGTAAACAAACGTAAAAGTAAATGAGACAAGATATTTACGTGAAAAACttcttgctcaagggattaaaaaccaagACCCACCGgagtaggatttcaacttcaGTGACTGAGCAACTTAAAGATTACAACCTCTTGCAACCTAGGAGTTAACCTCTTAATTCTTCAccccttacaataactctattgtaaGCTACAACCCTTGACTAGCTCTAGCCAAGCAACCAAACCAACCTTGACTAGCTCTAGCCAATCAACCAAACCaaccttgactaactctagccaagcaCTCAAACATACCTTGACTAACTATAGCCAAGAAACACAAAGGTTGAAGCCTTCCTACAATGACACTTCTCGAAAGTAGAGTAGGATTACAAATGAAGAACAAAATGACAAAGACTTAACAAACCTAGGACCTAAGACATCTTCAGTTGTTGGGATCTGGTCCGTTGAGTTTGatgaagctttgttcttgaTAGCACAAAACGAGCGGTGGTAGCTACACTTGTGAGAATGTGTTAAGAACTGCGCGAAG is drawn from Lycium ferocissimum isolate CSIRO_LF1 unplaced genomic scaffold, AGI_CSIRO_Lferr_CH_V1 ctg23107, whole genome shotgun sequence and contains these coding sequences:
- the LOC132043340 gene encoding uncharacterized protein At5g39865-like; this encodes MILGSYQVKVDERDVSMHNAYRKELQSVMGEKNNNIVTLPQDFIKGKYVGGAELIKQLNEIGELPKLLRVLPLRPIGYICEGCGDVRFFPCLNCDGSRNFFDEDEEQVKRCQVCNENGLVRCTLCCS